The Desulfovibrio inopinatus DSM 10711 genomic interval TTCGAACGTTGCCGGTGGGTCATGATAAAACCATGGGAGCGTCCATTGTTGGTCGAAAGCATCATTCCATCCCACCGTTCTATTGGTTTTTGCGCGAAACCCGCTTGGATGAGCTTCCTCAATTATTCAATGTTGTACGTGGCGATATGCTTCTGGTTGGTCCTCGTCCTCTCCGACCAGAGGTCTACATGCGGTACTGCGGTGGAATTGTTGACTTTGACAGACGTTTTTGGGGAAAGCCGGGACTTATTGGCGTTTCGCAACTGTTGACTCCTTCGAATACTCCAAAGCGTATTCGCGCTCGGCTCGACAATCTTTTTCAGGAAAAAAGAAACGGTGCCAAGCATACATTTGCTCTGGTGGCCTACACTATTTTTCTCGTTTTTCGAAAGGTGATGGTCAAGGGGGTCTATGCGTATTTGCGCAATATCGTTCGTGAGCGGATTTTACATAAGGAAAAAGATCGCCGATTTTATGAGCGCGTACCGCAAACCCGAACATTTACTGTATTCGAAGAACGGACCAATCCCTCTCGTTCCCGACGGCACGTGGGTGTCGTTCTTGATATCAATGAAACAACCATGCGCATGTATTCAAACATGCCATTACATGAACAGATACCCTGCATCACACTGAAGACGCTGTGTATGCGTCACGGCCGTGAGAAAACAAAAACTGCACATTGCGCTGTTGACGCCTTACGTGGCATCAAATCTGACGAAAAACGTTTTATCTTTTGCTATATTGTGGATTACAATCCTCTTACTCCTTTTTCTCAATATATTGTGGATAAGTATATTCTTCGTAAATCCATGGCTGGATAACTATAGGGAAGAGTATGGCGTTGTTTTCCTCTTTGTCGGAGAGAAGTCCCTTCCTGATATTGGGGACGTTCAGTGTGCTCATATCGAGCACTGTGCTTCTTGCGACAAAATATTACTATCTTGCTCCTGTTCCAGCTCTCGGTGTATTTGCTATTCTCGCTACGTTGAAGTGGCCAAAATTTTTGTATTATCTTGTCATTGCCTTGATTCCTTTCGGGGCGTTTCGGACAATATCGGAGGATCTTCCGTTTTTACGGTTGCATTGGATTGCTTCCTTCTTATTGCTGTTGGCAGCAGCGTATTGGACGCTTCCCAAACGAAGATTGCCGGATCGTTTGTCCTGTAATTTATGGAATCCCATGCTTCTTTTTTTGGCAATCAACTGTATCGCCGCATCCTTTTCCTCATATCCTGCTCTGGCTTTTAAGAATGTTTTGCTCATTGTTGTCGGGTATTTTGTTTTTTTCGGAATGACCTTGTTTTTCGTGGACCGCGATGGATTTGAACGTATTCTTCCTCGGGTGATCGTTGCCAGCGTTGCCTTGTCCGGAGGGCTCGGCGTCTTGGGGTATTTTTTCAATATCGATCTCTTCACGGGAAGAGACGAAATGGCGTCAAGCTCACGAGGAACGGGCGGAGTCGAAGATCCCAACAATATGGCGCTGTATGTTATTTACACCGTACCATTTCTTATTCACTGGGTGGCGAGAACAACATCCAAAGGGAAAAGTTTGTTCTTTCTTTTGCTGTTGGGGAACGCCACGTTGGCTATTGTCAGCACCTATTCGCGAGGTGGAGCGCTTGTTTTTGCCATTACTGCATTCTTGACACTTTTTGAACATCGCAAGCACATTCCACCACGGAAACTCGGATTGCTGCTGTCCGGATTCATGGTTGCAATCGCTTTAGCCTTGTTAGTTATTCCCCAGTCCTATTGGGAGCGGCAGGGCAGTTTGGCCTCAGAAGAGGATGTCTCACTGTCGCGGCGTGCTTCCTATCTCATGGTCGCCTGGGAGTCGATTCAACAAAGCCCCTTGGTCGGTTTTGGCCCGGGAACATTTCGTGAACTTTATGGGCGATCTGAAGTGACTCTCCAGTATAAACGGGAAGGACATTCGCTGAAGCGTGATGCGCATAATACCTTTGTAGAAGTGCTTATTGGAAGCGGAGTCCCTGGGTTTGCCGTATTTTTATGGATGATCTTTTTAGCGATACGGAATTTGGGGAAAACCAAACGAATGTATAGAGAAAAAGGGCAGTTCGTTCTCGCTGATTTGACCGGCGCGTATCGCCAAGCATTTTTTGCACTCCTTTTGTATTTGTGCATTTTCAGCGATGTCTTTCATAAATTTTTGTTGCTTTCGTTGGCTGCCTCACAGGTTGGCATGTATGCGGCCAAAGCCGCACCAGACGTACTCCATACTGAATGTAGCACGGATGAATTGTTGCAAACGTCCGAGACAACGGAAACGCTTTCCTGATGAAAGGATAAGACTGATGGATGTGAGCTTGTTTGTCTTTATCGTCTGTCTGTCGGGCGTCGTATCGGTTTTTTTCCCATATCCTCTGATGCTGTGGTTTCTTGATTGGTTGCACCCCCATCATCACGTGATTGATGGGAATTGCAAGTCCGTGCCTCATCATTCCGTGAGTTTTATTCTGGCTTTTCGTAACCCCGGACCGGCGTTTGCGGAAACGATTCAAACAACGTTGGCAATTCTTCAGGATCGACCTTCCTGGAATGCCGTTTTCGCTTCGGATGGTTCCGACGATGGCAGTGAGGAAATGGTTCGGGACTTGGGCCAGGGCCGTATTGAACTCGTCTGCTTACCGGTTCATCAAGGGAAAACCGCAGCACTTAATGCGGCTGTTACTCATGCAACGAACGAGGTGCTGGTTTTTTTTGATGCAGACTCTCGATTTGATGCCCTGGCCGTCGAAAGTCTGCTTGCACATTTGTCCAACGACAGTGTTGGCGGCGTGAGTGGAAGACGTTGCCTCAGCACGAAAGGAGTGCACGGTGGGGCACAACGTTCTTTTTTTTCTTTTGACGCCGCCGTCAAAACGTTGGAATCGCGTGTCTCATCTCTCACCTCCAATGAAGGGAAACTTTACGCCATATACCGGAGTCTCTTCCAGCCTTTGCCCAATGCGGTGACCGATGATCTCTACTCCTGCCTGTGTGTTATCAGACAAGGCAAACGTTATCTCTTTGACTCTGCCGCCACTGTCATGGTCCCTAACCCTTTGCGTACCGAAGGCGGAGAGTTGATTCGGCGTCGTCGCATTGTCGGCGCCAGCCTGCGTACGCTCTGGCTGAATCGAGAGCTTTTTGTTCCAAGCAAGTATGGTTTGGTGAGTGTTGGGTTGTTTTGTAACAAAGTCCTACGTCGCTTGCTTCCGTTTCTTTTGGTTAGCTTATATGCAGCCAACCTGGCTCTTGTCGCCCGAAATATCGGATTTACGCTGATTTTCCTGTTGCAAACCGGTATCTATCTGCTTGCACTTTGTTATCCCGTTCTTTCGCGTTTGCCTTTGCCGCGAAAGGTGAAAAAAATGTCCAGTATACCCCGCTATTTTGTCTTGGGCAATATCGGAACGGCACTTGGCGTTTGGGATTTTGTCATGGGGCATGCGGCCGTGAAATGGAATCCGACCAAATCGGGGGGAGAGGAGTGAAAAATACGATCGCCTATGTCATGTCTCGTTATCCTCGTATCACCGAAACGTTTGTGCATTTTGAAATGCTTGAAATGCAACGCCGGGGTCGTCGAGTGCTCATTTTCCCGCTTCTTTTGGAACGCTCTCAGGTGGAACACCCCCAGGTGGAAGACATGATGGCCTCCGTTGTTTTCGAACCGTTTATGTCGTGGGCAGTTTTGCGCGACAATGTACTGTCGTTTGTTTCTTCTCCTCGCGCGTACTGCGCTGCCATTCGAGACATCCTTTCCGGGACATTGGGGAGTTTTAACTTTTTTTTTGGCGCTCTCGGGGTTTTTCCAAAATCGGTATCATATGCTCGTCAAGCCAAGGCTCGTGGGGTTGAGCATGTTCATGCTCATTTTGTGACACATCCGGTTATTTGTGCTCTTGTCATCAAACGTCTTGCCGGCATTCCGTTTAGTTTTACCGCACACGCGCACGATATTCTTATCGACACGCGTATGTTCGATATCAAGCTGCGTGAGGCTGAATTTGCCATTATGATTTCGCAGTACAACAAATCTCTCATGATCAAGACCTTCGGTCTTCCCCCAGATCAAGCCGAGAAAATGCATATTGTACATTGCGGTATTGATCCCGATGATTTCCCCGCGGTTCCGGCTCCTGATAATCCTATTCCCGAGATCGCTTGTGTCGCGTCTTTTAAAGATATGAAAGGGCATGTGCATCTTGTGGAAGCACTTCGTCTGCTTTGTGGCCAAGGCCGAACATTTCTTTGTCGTTTTATTGGTATCGGACCGTTGGAAGGCGAAATTCGACGCCGTGTTGAGGAGGCAGGTCTCAACGACGTGGTAATTTTTGAAGGAGCGTTATCCAGGCCGGAAGTGAAAAAACGGTTGGCCCATTGCGATTGTGTGGTGTTGCCTAGTGTTGTTGGTCGACGTGGAGATCATGAAGGTATTCCGGTCGCGTTGATGGAGGCCATGGCAACACAGCGTCCGGTGGTAGCCTCTCGGCTTGCGGGAATCCCCGAGCTCATTGAGGACGGTGTTTCAGGCCTTTTGGTTCCGCCTGGAGATGTCCGGGCTTTGGCAGAAGCGTTAGCTAAACTTTTGGATGACCCGGCTTTGCGTCGTATTTTGGGAGAACGCGGTCGAGAAACCGTTGTGCAACATTTTAACCTGAAAATTGAGACGGTCAAGCTTGATGCACTGTTTCGTCGCGTTTCCTGAACGGGACGATATATCCCCATCTTGAATTTCCTGCTCCCTCGTCTTATTCTATTCGATTACAATGGCCGGTCATGTTTATTGCTGGTCTTGTATTCGTTTGTTATGTGGAACAATGCTGGTTCGAACAATATTGCTTTTTCATTTAACCGAGATCAGTTCAAGGAACACCGATGCGGATTACGTGCCCACATTGTGGATTTAGCAGGGATGTCCCCAACGACAAAGTACCTGCTCGATCGGTTCGCGCTACCTGTCCGAAATGCAAGCATAAATTCCAATTTCGGCGAGTAGGTGACGAAGCCGTTTCCAGCTTAGATGGGCAGGACGAAGCACCTGCCGCAGTCAATAGTCCATCGCATCAGCCGGACTACGCCGAATCTGATACCGTCCAACCGGAACATTATGAACGTGAACCGTCCCAGGCCAGGTATGCCAACACAGCTCATCCTCGTGAAGGTATAGAAGACGATTCTATCGAATATCAGGAGCCTCCACGCGAATCGGGAGACGGATCTCCTATCGAATCCGTCCATTATGCCGAGCCAGGAGATGAAGAGGCAGGGCAAGACAGTACGGGTTCTATGAAGCATGATACAGCGTACGAAGAGCCAGAGAACGATGCTTCTCCGGCATCAGATACCCCAGGCCACATGCGAGCCGACAATCCTGATGACGTTCCCTTCCAAAACCAGACCGAGCGTTCGGAGAACTCCGATCGTGATGGTCAGGATATCTGGGCCAAGCTTGAAGCGATGGAACGCAACGGTGGTCGGCGTCGCCTTGATGAGACTGGCGAAACCGTTGACGATGCAATTCCTTGGGAGCACTTGGATCGACATGGCTTTTTAAACGGATTTGCCTCCACAATTTTTAAAATCATGTTCAAGCCGCTGTCCTTCTTCGGCAATATGGCCCGTGACGAACGGGAAACACCGCATGTCGGCAAAGCGCTTGTTTTCAATATTCTTATTTCTGAACTTATTGTCCTCATGGACTTTGTGTGGCTTTTTGTCGGCGCAAGAACCAAGCTGGCCGGCGGAGATGAAGCCCAAGAACTCCTGCATGTTTTAGCCGCGTCACCGGGAATGGAGCTGTTGGTATTTATGCTCCTGATACCGTTTATGTTTGCCTTGGCCGCCTATATTGATGCAGGGTTGATTCATTTACTGCTCATGCTCTTTCGCGGAGCGAAGCGGAGCTTTGCTCATACATTTCGTACTATTTGTTATTCCGGAGCTCCTCTTATTATTTTAGCGATACCCGTTGCCGGACAGTATTTGTCGCCCCTGGTCATGGTGTGGAGTATGTCGTTGCAGGCTATTGGATTACAACGTGTCCATGGGATCGCTTCGACGCAGGCTCTGGCCGCTGTGCTCATAAAATGGACGCTGTATGTGTTGCTGTTCATGCAACTCGGCAGCATCGCCATGCCTTGAGCCATGACGCCACCTGAGAGGAGAGGGCATGCTCGATAAACTGATTTCAATGTGGAAAGATTTTCAGGAAAAGCGGCGGGTCGCTCGGGATCTTCGTCCTGAGGCCTTTCGGACGCTCGCCAAGGAACTTCGCGAGTTGTCCATTATTGCATCCCGGCTGCGTCCTCAAGAATCGAAGTTTCAAGTCAAGGTGAGTCGCATTCACCAGGAAATGGATCAGCTCGAAGAACTGACCTCCAAGCCGGAATTCCGCATGTTACCGACGAAAAAGCGGATGCAACTGCGGAAAAGTCTCATCAATTCAAAAAATCAACTTCTCGAATCGGTGAATGAAACCGCTCCGCCAACGGATATGCCGCAGTAAGTGACATGCAGAGAAGCGGAGGACGTGAGCTGTGGGAAAGGTTGTCGGCGTATGGGATCGTGTCGCATGACGCGATAGTCTTGTGAGATATATTTCCCGTCTGACGAATGCGTCCGGAAGATGGTTCGGGGAGGGAGTGCCCTCCCCACCTGTTGACGCAACATGTCTGGTTCCTTGGAGAACGGCTCAGTTCTTTTCTATGAAGCCATCCCTACAAGTTGGCAAATGCGCCGAAGCTGTTTCGTTTTGGGGTCGTATGGGAAGAGGCTGTTTTGCAATTCCAAAAAATTCGGATTCAGGTTGATCTGATGGCATCGTGTGAGGAGTGTTTCGAGCTGATCCAGCTTGTTGGCATGGAAGAATTCGTTTGCGGTGGAAGCAATACGACGGAGAAGGTCGTCTGTCACCGGGCTGGAGGCCTTGTCCCGGAGAAATTGCAGCATGAGTTCTTCCGCCGATGATGCGACAGATTCGCCTGTGAGCCACGCATACGCAAGCCCTGGGGCCAAATGATTCCACAATGGAGCAAAGGTAAGAGTGGACTGGGCTTCTTGTCGATTGGTGATGAGATGAATACCGTCTTGAGCGTGACGTACCATGTCTTGGAATAACGTATTGCTGGCGGTTTGTATCCAGGTGTCGGCAATGGCCTGTCGCTTGTTCCAGGCGAGTTCGTCACCACGGGCACAGACGTGAGCTTCAAATGGCTCTCCGACCTTGGTGATCTGGATCCGCATGGCATAAGGATCATGACCAGGCGGCGAGGTGTAAGCGATTTCTACATCTTCGGGGTGCGGCTCTTGAGTCCAGGCCAGTGTTGCTTTGGCAGCAACAAAGGATGGGATTTCGTCCGATGTGGGTTCGATCGTCACGCTGACACCGGGCCACTGTACGGTTTCTGCTGATGTTGTCTCCGAGTTCACACCGGGGAGACGCCTTTGAGCCCACAAGTGAAGTAGTGCTTGGGTGACGAGTGTACGGGTGGTTTCCCGACGTGGAACGACTTGCGTTTGCCAAATATGATTGCCGTTGTGCATTTCCGGAATATTTGAGGGGGCCTGTTCGAGAATATCGGAGAATTCAGGCTCAAAATCCGGGCCTTGGGTTTTTTCGGCCAATTCCATGGCGCGTAAGGCAAATGTAAGTCCGTTGACTGGCTCAATACGGGAAATTTCGTCAAAGAACCATGCACAACTGGCAAAGGCGGCCAAAGCCCACTTTTGCATGGCAATCAGTTTGAACGCTTTCGTACGATCCGCCGGGCTGAGACCGCCGGAAAGCCACATATCAGCGAAGTCTTGCGGCGTCACGCGACCGGAAAGGAGTTTCCCAGCCTCAACGAGCGCCTGCCGAGGGTGCTTAAAAAGTTGTTGGCCGGCATCGAAAAAATGTTCATCGACTTTCGTTTTGAATGCATTGAGGGCATCACGAAGCGGTTTTCTCCACGTCTGTTTCCATCCGGGATGCCCCCCCGTCGTGCAGCCGCAATCCGATCTCCAACGCTCGACACCATGGGCGCAACTCCATGCTGAAGGCTCATGGAGACGCACCTGCATCGTTGGCGGATGGGCTTCAAGAAAGGTCGCGTAGTTGGTGAGATGAATATCTTCTCGCTGCTGGCGGGCCTGATCTAAAATATAGGCAAGACCCATTTCTCCAAATTTGAAATGGTGTCCGTATGTTTCACCGTCAGTGGCCAATGAGAGAAGTCCCGGAGAGCTTGCATCGGCAAGACGTCGCCAAAATTTTTCTCCATCTTCCAGCAAGCGCTCAAATGCGACGGCCTGCGAGATAGGGCCATCGTAGAAAAAAACGGCGATTTGTCGGCCTGACGGCAGGGAAACCGCATAGGGCAGACGTATATCCAATCCTCCGTGACTGACGTCGCGCCAGTCGCCACTCCCAAGCTTCGTGACGGCAGCAGCCTGCCCCGGAGCAAGGATGGTGAAGGTTATGCCGTAATCGGCGAGCACTTCTAAAGTGGCCGTATCCACAGCGGTTTCGGAGAGCCACATTCCTTCGGGAGCGCGGCCGAAACGCGCCTGGAAATCTTCCACCGCCCAGGCGACCTCAAGTTCCTTGTCGAGTTCCGAGGCCAGCGGCATGATGACATGGTGATAGATCTGCGCCAAAGCATTCCCATGCCCTAGGCGGGACAGGCTTTTTGCATCGGCGTCAAGCATGGAATGATATGTTGTCGGTGCGAATTGTTCCATCCAGTGCAACAAGGTGGGACCGGCATTGAAACTCATCCATTCGTAGCAATTGACGATGTCGACAATACCTCCGGGGCCAAGGCGTCTTGCCGAGGCAATAGGAGCGTAACTCTCGTTGAGAATGCGTTCGTTCCAGTTCATTGCCGGGGCGGCGCTGCCCTCGGGCAGAATCAGGTCCAGCCAAGGATCTTCACGAGGAGGCTGGTAGAAATGGCCGTGGATGCAGAGGTATTTTTTCATGGCTTTTCTGTATACGGTTTTCAGAAATTAGGAAAGACCCTTGCGAAAATGTCATGGGAACGCCACGCTTTTATTGCATTGTCACGGATGAGATAAAATTGATTTTGAAGGCAAGTTCATTTATCCTAAACATTTGCTGCATTGTTATAAATAGCCATAACAGGCCCGTTTCGGGCCGGGAGAGTTCCGTGTCCAGCCTGTTTCGTCTTCTGCCGTCGGTCGATGTTGCTCTCACCGCTGTTGCGGATGTTCCGGCCTTACACCATGTACCACGTGCGCTTCTTCGTGACGGAATCAATCTTTTTTTAGATCGGTTACGTCGCGATATTCGCCAAAGTCGCATCATGAACGCCTCGCAACTTGAGCACACCGTTCTTTGGGAACGTCTCGTTCCATTTCTTGTCGCCTATGTTCAACCGCATTTTCGGCGGGTCATCAATGCGACGGGAGTCGTGGTGCATACTAATCTTGGTCGATCCATTTTAGCCGAAGTGGCAACACGGGCTGTTACCGAGGCTTGTGCCCGATATTCCAACCTCGAAATGAATCTCGACACGGGTGGACGAGGGAGCCGATATAGTCATGTTGAAGACGCCTTATGTCGGCTGACTGGCGCCGAGGCCGCGCTGGTCGTCAACAATAATGCCGCAGCTGTCCTTCTCGTGCTTGAAACGCTGGCCAAAGGACGCGAAGTCATTGTGTCACGCGGTCAGCTCGTCGAAATAGGCGGATCGTTTCGTATTCCTGAAGTCATGGAGAAAAGCGGCGCCACGTTGCGAGAAGTCGGGGCAACCAACCGGACGCATTTGCGTGACTATGAGCAGGCCATCAATGAAAATACTGCGGCGTTGCTCAAGGTTCATGCATCGAATTACCGAATCATTGGATTTACGAAGGAAGTTAGCCTTCCCGAGTTGGCCGAGCTTGGTTCAAAATACGATTTGCCTGTCATTGAAGATTTAGGCAGTGGGAATTTTTCCGATTTCAGCGGCCTTGGGCTGCTTGATGAGCCGACTGTGCAAAAGACCGTTGCCGATGGGGCGGATGTGGTTACTTTTAGCGGAGACAAAGTTCTGGGCGGACCACAAGCCGGAATTATTGTCGGAAAGAAAGAATACATTGACCGGATCAAAAAGAATCCGCTCAACCGAGCTGTGCGTATCGACAAGATGACATTGGCTGCATTGGAAGCAACACTTCGGCTTTACCTTGACCCGGAAAAGGCCAGGCGAGAGATTCCCACAGTAGCCATGATTTTGGCTGATCCTGTCCAGCTTGCCAGTCGTGGGGCCATATTGGCTGATGATGTTGCCAAAATTTGTGGCGAGTCGGCGGTCGTCGATACGGTATCGGCGGAGTCTCGTGTGGGTGGGGGGGCGTTCCCTGAGCAGGGTTTGCCCACGACGTTGGTCCGTGTCCGGCCTGCACATGAAGGAATTTCTGCGCAGATGCTTAAAGAGCGGCTTCTGGAAACCGATCCTCCGGTTATCGGACGGATTGAGCACGATGTCTTTTGCCTTGATGTTCGCACTGTGGCTGACGATGAGTTTGAATTGACGGCAAACGTCCTGAACAAGGCGATTGCCGGTTGCATGAACTGACGTGATAATAAGGAGTATTCCTGCACTATGCCTTCGGATTTTGAATATACGTCGAAAAATTGTTGGGAAGTCTTTGACAACGATACGGCTCAGGCTGAAATGGATAGTTTGGCACAACGCTATATTGATTTTCTGTCTACTTGCAAAACCGAACGATTGACGATCAACTATCTGCAAAAGCGGTTAGCTGATGCCGGTTTTGTCGGCTGTGATCAGGATTTTTCCGGCGATGCTGTGATGCGTGTTTTGCGCGGAAAAACTTTGTTTGTTGCGCGTAAAGGCAAACGGCCGTTGCGTGAAGGCTTCCGATTGGTCGGCGCGCATGCCGATACACCGCGCATCGATCTCAAACAGCACCCTTTATATGAAGATTGTTCCGTGGGACAGGCAAAAACCCACTATTACGGCGGGATTCGTAAGCACCAATGGCTTGCCAGACCACTGGCTCTGCACGGTGTGGTTGTAACGAAAGACGGCGATGTCAAAACGGTCTGCATAGGGGAAGAGCCGGTTGATCCGGTGTTTACCATTCCCGATTTGTTGCCGCATTTGGCGTACAAGCAAGTGGAAAAAAAGTTGTCGGAAGCGTTCGAGGCGGAAAATCTCAACATTATTGTTGGGCACCAACCGGTTATCGCTCCTAAAAAAGAGGGTGAAGAAACTCCGGGAATCCAGTGCGCCTGTTCGGGCATCAAAGCCAAAGTTCTTGATATTCTCAATACGAAATACGGAATTGTTGAAGAAGATTTGTTCAGCGCCGAATTGCAGGCCGTCCCGGCCGGCCCAGCACGTTTTATTGGGTTCGATCAGGCGCTCATTGGCGGATATGGTCAGGATGACCGTGTCTGCGTCTTCGCCGGTCTTGAAGCGCTTTTGTCTGCTGAAACTCCGGAGCATACGCAGATCGTCTTGTTCTGGGACAAGGAAGAAATTGGTTCCGAAGGGAACACCGGAGCGAAGTCTCTGTTTTTTGAATATTGTGTCGAGGATCTCATCGACGCGTGGGATGCCGGAGCACGGAAAAGCCGAGTTTTTGCTGCTTCAAAAGCCATTTCCGCGGATGTACATGGCGCACTTGATCCCGACTACCAGGACTGCCATGAAAAGTTGAATTCCGCGTTGATCGGTCATGGTCCGTGCTTTTGTAAATTTACCGGACATCGCGGAAAAGTTGGGGCCAACGATGCCCATCCTGAGTATGTCGCCTTTTTGCGCAAAATGCTTGAGGATGCTGGTGTGCCCTGGCAAATGGCCGAACTCGGCAAAGTTGACCTCGGTGGAGGCGGTACCGTCGCCAAATTCCTGGCTATATATGGCATGGATATTATCGATTTCGGTCCCCCAGTGCTTTCCATGCATAGTCCTTTTGAAATTAGTAGCAA includes:
- a CDS encoding O-antigen ligase family protein, with the protein product MLISSTVLLATKYYYLAPVPALGVFAILATLKWPKFLYYLVIALIPFGAFRTISEDLPFLRLHWIASFLLLLAAAYWTLPKRRLPDRLSCNLWNPMLLFLAINCIAASFSSYPALAFKNVLLIVVGYFVFFGMTLFFVDRDGFERILPRVIVASVALSGGLGVLGYFFNIDLFTGRDEMASSSRGTGGVEDPNNMALYVIYTVPFLIHWVARTTSKGKSLFFLLLLGNATLAIVSTYSRGGALVFAITAFLTLFEHRKHIPPRKLGLLLSGFMVAIALALLVIPQSYWERQGSLASEEDVSLSRRASYLMVAWESIQQSPLVGFGPGTFRELYGRSEVTLQYKREGHSLKRDAHNTFVEVLIGSGVPGFAVFLWMIFLAIRNLGKTKRMYREKGQFVLADLTGAYRQAFFALLLYLCIFSDVFHKFLLLSLAASQVGMYAAKAAPDVLHTECSTDELLQTSETTETLS
- a CDS encoding glycosyltransferase, whose protein sequence is MDVSLFVFIVCLSGVVSVFFPYPLMLWFLDWLHPHHHVIDGNCKSVPHHSVSFILAFRNPGPAFAETIQTTLAILQDRPSWNAVFASDGSDDGSEEMVRDLGQGRIELVCLPVHQGKTAALNAAVTHATNEVLVFFDADSRFDALAVESLLAHLSNDSVGGVSGRRCLSTKGVHGGAQRSFFSFDAAVKTLESRVSSLTSNEGKLYAIYRSLFQPLPNAVTDDLYSCLCVIRQGKRYLFDSAATVMVPNPLRTEGGELIRRRRIVGASLRTLWLNRELFVPSKYGLVSVGLFCNKVLRRLLPFLLVSLYAANLALVARNIGFTLIFLLQTGIYLLALCYPVLSRLPLPRKVKKMSSIPRYFVLGNIGTALGVWDFVMGHAAVKWNPTKSGGEE
- a CDS encoding sugar transferase encodes the protein METEAVTKRNTQRQNVKSSSTVCHLDEMHLDGLPSELQNQSLVLDVVSRGLAILFLLAGLPLMICIAIYSWLTCSGPVLYKGYRLGKGKRQFTMYKFRTLPVGHDKTMGASIVGRKHHSIPPFYWFLRETRLDELPQLFNVVRGDMLLVGPRPLRPEVYMRYCGGIVDFDRRFWGKPGLIGVSQLLTPSNTPKRIRARLDNLFQEKRNGAKHTFALVAYTIFLVFRKVMVKGVYAYLRNIVRERILHKEKDRRFYERVPQTRTFTVFEERTNPSRSRRHVGVVLDINETTMRMYSNMPLHEQIPCITLKTLCMRHGREKTKTAHCAVDALRGIKSDEKRFIFCYIVDYNPLTPFSQYIVDKYILRKSMAG
- a CDS encoding glycosyltransferase family 4 protein — translated: MKNTIAYVMSRYPRITETFVHFEMLEMQRRGRRVLIFPLLLERSQVEHPQVEDMMASVVFEPFMSWAVLRDNVLSFVSSPRAYCAAIRDILSGTLGSFNFFFGALGVFPKSVSYARQAKARGVEHVHAHFVTHPVICALVIKRLAGIPFSFTAHAHDILIDTRMFDIKLREAEFAIMISQYNKSLMIKTFGLPPDQAEKMHIVHCGIDPDDFPAVPAPDNPIPEIACVASFKDMKGHVHLVEALRLLCGQGRTFLCRFIGIGPLEGEIRRRVEEAGLNDVVIFEGALSRPEVKKRLAHCDCVVLPSVVGRRGDHEGIPVALMEAMATQRPVVASRLAGIPELIEDGVSGLLVPPGDVRALAEALAKLLDDPALRRILGERGRETVVQHFNLKIETVKLDALFRRVS
- a CDS encoding DUF3536 domain-containing protein; translation: MKKYLCIHGHFYQPPREDPWLDLILPEGSAAPAMNWNERILNESYAPIASARRLGPGGIVDIVNCYEWMSFNAGPTLLHWMEQFAPTTYHSMLDADAKSLSRLGHGNALAQIYHHVIMPLASELDKELEVAWAVEDFQARFGRAPEGMWLSETAVDTATLEVLADYGITFTILAPGQAAAVTKLGSGDWRDVSHGGLDIRLPYAVSLPSGRQIAVFFYDGPISQAVAFERLLEDGEKFWRRLADASSPGLLSLATDGETYGHHFKFGEMGLAYILDQARQQREDIHLTNYATFLEAHPPTMQVRLHEPSAWSCAHGVERWRSDCGCTTGGHPGWKQTWRKPLRDALNAFKTKVDEHFFDAGQQLFKHPRQALVEAGKLLSGRVTPQDFADMWLSGGLSPADRTKAFKLIAMQKWALAAFASCAWFFDEISRIEPVNGLTFALRAMELAEKTQGPDFEPEFSDILEQAPSNIPEMHNGNHIWQTQVVPRRETTRTLVTQALLHLWAQRRLPGVNSETTSAETVQWPGVSVTIEPTSDEIPSFVAAKATLAWTQEPHPEDVEIAYTSPPGHDPYAMRIQITKVGEPFEAHVCARGDELAWNKRQAIADTWIQTASNTLFQDMVRHAQDGIHLITNRQEAQSTLTFAPLWNHLAPGLAYAWLTGESVASSAEELMLQFLRDKASSPVTDDLLRRIASTANEFFHANKLDQLETLLTRCHQINLNPNFLELQNSLFPYDPKTKQLRRICQLVGMAS
- a CDS encoding YIP1 family protein gives rise to the protein MRITCPHCGFSRDVPNDKVPARSVRATCPKCKHKFQFRRVGDEAVSSLDGQDEAPAAVNSPSHQPDYAESDTVQPEHYEREPSQARYANTAHPREGIEDDSIEYQEPPRESGDGSPIESVHYAEPGDEEAGQDSTGSMKHDTAYEEPENDASPASDTPGHMRADNPDDVPFQNQTERSENSDRDGQDIWAKLEAMERNGGRRRLDETGETVDDAIPWEHLDRHGFLNGFASTIFKIMFKPLSFFGNMARDERETPHVGKALVFNILISELIVLMDFVWLFVGARTKLAGGDEAQELLHVLAASPGMELLVFMLLIPFMFALAAYIDAGLIHLLLMLFRGAKRSFAHTFRTICYSGAPLIILAIPVAGQYLSPLVMVWSMSLQAIGLQRVHGIASTQALAAVLIKWTLYVLLFMQLGSIAMP
- the selA gene encoding L-seryl-tRNA(Sec) selenium transferase → MSSLFRLLPSVDVALTAVADVPALHHVPRALLRDGINLFLDRLRRDIRQSRIMNASQLEHTVLWERLVPFLVAYVQPHFRRVINATGVVVHTNLGRSILAEVATRAVTEACARYSNLEMNLDTGGRGSRYSHVEDALCRLTGAEAALVVNNNAAAVLLVLETLAKGREVIVSRGQLVEIGGSFRIPEVMEKSGATLREVGATNRTHLRDYEQAINENTAALLKVHASNYRIIGFTKEVSLPELAELGSKYDLPVIEDLGSGNFSDFSGLGLLDEPTVQKTVADGADVVTFSGDKVLGGPQAGIIVGKKEYIDRIKKNPLNRAVRIDKMTLAALEATLRLYLDPEKARREIPTVAMILADPVQLASRGAILADDVAKICGESAVVDTVSAESRVGGGAFPEQGLPTTLVRVRPAHEGISAQMLKERLLETDPPVIGRIEHDVFCLDVRTVADDEFELTANVLNKAIAGCMN